In Camelina sativa cultivar DH55 chromosome 16, Cs, whole genome shotgun sequence, a single window of DNA contains:
- the LOC104753176 gene encoding putative two-component response regulator ARR20, protein MSVSANILDENSRNLRKEVLACDDEIESPINDDDEEFPTTSIRVLLVDADSNSLLLMTNLMAQYSYQVTKYDNGEEAMAFLMKSKHEIDLVIWDFHMPDINGLDALNTIGKEMDLPVVIMSHDHKKETVMASTKNGACDFLVEPVSKEVVAVVWQHVYRKSISKSGLDKPGESCTVESDSDEYEGLLGQDNLHQSHGEGSKNTCDQKEDVSSAMKPRMKWSAELHQKFEAAVEKIGSIEKAYPKQILKCMQEDMNVQGLTRNNVASHLQKYRQSSNKKTSTPQETQEDHFDWCNTGQDPPDFAASNPPLSSTRAPYFMNDIQAAAMPRTSYFTTDQAAPPIQCLSNGYNLPMNNKNTYFMANHVTYIDQFQQPLQQQQYQYPCLNLPSMLTKQESGHVSSAMENSDTLIYSSSFPNFDHDDYFPPAEFNNNNNPDQFPPFGLNNNRDHQFPPAGMNSNHDQFPPAGLNNNNRDQFPPSGLNNNNRDQFPLAGMNNNTRDQFPPSGLNNTRDQFPLAGFNNNFDQTGRN, encoded by the exons ATGTCAGTTTCAGCTAACATACTCGATGAGAACTCTCGCAACTTGCGAAAAGAGGTTTTAGCTTGTGATGATGAAATTGAATCTCCTATCAACGATGACGACGAAGAGTTCCCGACGACGAGTATTAGGGTTCTTTTGGTCGATGCAGATTCCAATTCTTTACTCCTCATGACGAATCTCATGGCACAGTACTCCTATCAAG TAACGAAATATGACAACGGAGAAGAGGCCATGGCTTTCTTGATGAAGAGTAAGCATGAGATCGATCTGGTAATTTGGGATTTCCATATGCCCGATATCAATGGACTCGACGCTCTCAATACCATTGGTAAAGAGATGGATTTACCCGTAGTAA TCATGTCTCATGACCACAAGAAGGAAACTGTTATGGCATCGACCAAGAACGGCGCGTGTGACTTTCTCGTGGAGCCGGTGAGCAAAGAGGTCGTTGCAGTTGTATGGCAACATGTTTATCGCAAGAGCATATCAAAATCTGGTTTAGATAAACCGGGTGAATCATGTACGGTTGAATCAGATTCGGACGAATACGAGGGTTTATTAGGGCAAGACAATCTACATCAGAGCCACGGAGAAGGCTCCAAGAACACTTGCGATCAAAAAGAAGACGTGTCTTCCGCCATGAAACCTCGGATGAAGTGGAGTGCTGAACTTCACCAAAAATTTGAAGCAGCTGTCGAAAAGATCGGCAGCATTGAGA AGGCTTATCCGAAGCAGATTCTCAAATGCATGCAAGAAGATATGAATGTCCAGGGGCTCACTAGAAACAACGTAGCAAGTCATCTTCAG AAGTATCGTCAAAGTTCCAACAAAAAGACCAGCACTCCGCAGGAAACCCAAGAAGATCATTTTGACTGGTGTAACACTGGGCAAGATCCCCCTGATTTCGCAGCTTCTAATCCGCCTCTAAGCTCGACTAGAGCGCCCTATTTCATGAACGATATTCAAGCAGCTGCTATGCCTAGAACATCATATTTCACGACCGATCAAGCCGCACCACCGATCCAGTGTTTATCAAACGGTTACAACCTGCCGATGAACAACAAGAACACCTACTTCATGGCCAACCATGTGACTTATATTGACCAGTTCCAGCAGCCTCTGCAACAACAGCAGTACCAATATCCTTGTCTTAATTTGCCCTCCATGCTAACCAAGCAAGAATCTGGACACGTGTCGTCAGCCATGGAAAATTCAGATACGCTCATCTATAGCTCAAGTTTCCCTAATTTTGATCACGACGATTATTTCCCACCAGCAGAAttcaataacaacaacaatcctGATCAGTTCCCACCTTTTGGATTAAACAACAATCGTGATCATCAGTTCCCACCTGCTGGAATGAACAGCAATCATGATCAGTTCCCACCTGCTGGATTGAACAACAACAATCGTGATCAGTTCCCACCTTCTGGATTGAACAACAACAATCGTGATCAGTTCCCACTTGCTGGAATGAACAACAACACTCGTGACCAGTTCCCACCTTCTGGATTGAACAACACTCGTGATCAGTTCCCACTTGCTGGATTCAACAACAATTTCGATCAAACTGGTCGAAATTGA